AGGCCCAGCGACATCGTGCCCAGGCCGATGCCGCCCAGCAGACCGGCCGGGACACGCCCGATCAGGCGGCCCGCGAACGGCGCCACCGCGATGGTCGCGACCGGCCAGGCCATCATCAGCAGACCGGTTTCCCAGTGGCTGCGGCGCAGCAGGTCGAGAAACAGGAAGGGCAGCGACACGTAGGCCAGCATCTGCGCGCTGAATGCGCTCACCGAGGTGCACATGGACAAGGCGAACACGCGGATGCGCAACAGGTCGAGTGGCAGCAGGGGCGTGGCCTGCACCAGTTGCCGCCGCACATAGACCGCGCCCACCAGCAGGCCCGCGGCCAGCAGGGCGGCGGCCAGGTCGCCGCGCAGCCAGCCGCCGTGCGCACCCTGCCCCGTGGCCAGCGCGTCGACCCCGAGGAACACCAGCCCGAAGGTGAGCACATTCAGCACCACATCGAGCGGGCCGACCCGGCTCGCCACCGCGCCGGCATGGTCCGGCAGCGCGTGCGCGCCCATCCACAGCAGCCACAGGCCCACGGGCACGTTCACCGCGAACAGCCAGGGCCAGTCGGCCACCGACAGCACCGCCGCCGCGAGCGAGGGCCCGAGCACCGAGGCCGAGGCCACCACCATGGAATTGAGCGCGATGCCGCGCCCCAGCAGCGCACGCGGGTAGGTGGCGCGCACCAGCGCGAGGTTGACGCTCATCATGCCGGCGGCCCCCAGGCCCTGCACGAAGCGCATGGCCGCCAGCCAGAACAGGCTGGGCGCGAGCGCACAGGCCAGCGAGGCCAGCGTGAACAGCGCCGTGCCCGCGAGGTACACACGCCGGTAGCCCAGACGGTCGCCGAGCGAGGCCAGCGGCAGCAGCACGCACAGCACCGCGAGCTGGAAGGCGTTGACCACCCAGATCGCGCTCTCGGGCGGGGCGCCGAAATCGGACGCCAGCGTGGGCAGCGCGAGGTTGACCAGGGTGCTGTCGAGCACCGCCATGGCGATGCCCACGAGGATCACGAGCACCGCCCAGCGGCGC
This is a stretch of genomic DNA from Hydrogenophaga crocea. It encodes these proteins:
- a CDS encoding MFS transporter, producing MPDGLPQPQRRWAVLVILVGIAMAVLDSTLVNLALPTLASDFGAPPESAIWVVNAFQLAVLCVLLPLASLGDRLGYRRVYLAGTALFTLASLACALAPSLFWLAAMRFVQGLGAAGMMSVNLALVRATYPRALLGRGIALNSMVVASASVLGPSLAAAVLSVADWPWLFAVNVPVGLWLLWMGAHALPDHAGAVASRVGPLDVVLNVLTFGLVFLGVDALATGQGAHGGWLRGDLAAALLAAGLLVGAVYVRRQLVQATPLLPLDLLRIRVFALSMCTSVSAFSAQMLAYVSLPFLFLDLLRRSHWETGLLMMAWPVATIAVAPFAGRLIGRVPAGLLGGIGLGTMSLGLALLAVLPDTAGVPRIVAGLLLCGAGFGLFQSPNNHTIVTSAPAHRSGGAGGMQSAARLTGHLIGAMAAATVFSLWPPAQGHGPFVALGLAAGLACLAGAFSLTRLAR